In the Streptomyces sp. f51 genome, one interval contains:
- a CDS encoding EI24 domain-containing protein has translation MRDLGVGFGYLLRGQRWVVRHGKSFGFGLLPGLITLVLYAAALVALGVYGEGFVTWATPFADDWSSPWGGLFRGFLTAVLFALALLLAVLTFTAVTLLIGQPFYESLSEKVDRDVSPDGTAPESGRPLWHELWISARDSLRVLVRALVWGVLLFALGFVPLVGQTAVPVLGFFVTGFFLTEELVAVALQRRDVDLRERLALLRSRKTLVWGFGTPLGLAFLVPFVAVFLMPGAVAGATLMARDLLGEEIREGEAAEGTEAAADPDSDGAAEERSATS, from the coding sequence ATGCGCGATCTTGGGGTGGGTTTCGGCTATCTGCTGCGCGGCCAGCGATGGGTGGTCCGGCACGGGAAGAGTTTCGGGTTCGGACTCCTGCCGGGGCTCATCACGCTCGTGCTCTACGCGGCGGCACTCGTCGCCCTCGGCGTGTACGGGGAGGGCTTCGTCACCTGGGCGACGCCGTTCGCGGACGACTGGTCCAGCCCCTGGGGCGGCCTCTTCCGCGGCTTCCTCACCGCCGTCCTGTTCGCGCTCGCGCTCCTGCTCGCCGTCCTCACCTTCACCGCGGTCACCCTGCTCATAGGCCAGCCCTTCTACGAGAGCCTCTCGGAGAAGGTCGACCGCGACGTCTCCCCGGACGGCACGGCCCCCGAGTCGGGGCGGCCGCTCTGGCACGAGCTGTGGATCTCCGCACGCGACAGCCTCCGTGTCCTCGTGCGGGCCCTCGTCTGGGGAGTCCTCCTCTTCGCGCTCGGCTTCGTCCCCCTCGTCGGCCAGACCGCGGTCCCGGTGCTCGGCTTCTTCGTCACGGGCTTCTTCCTCACCGAGGAACTCGTCGCCGTCGCCCTCCAGCGCCGCGACGTCGACCTCCGGGAACGCCTCGCGCTCCTCCGCTCCCGCAAGACCCTGGTCTGGGGCTTCGGCACCCCGCTCGGCCTGGCCTTCCTCGTCCCGTTCGTCGCCGTGTTCCTGATGCCGGGGGCCGTCGCGGGCGCCACCCTGATGGCCCGTGACCTGCTCGGCGAGGAGATCCGCGAGGGCGAGGCGGCCGAGGGCACCGAGGCGGCCGCCGACCCGGACTCCGACGGGGCGGCCGAGGAGCGAAGCGCCACCTCCTGA
- a CDS encoding MarR family transcriptional regulator, with protein MATHKRPRIDPLTMEVVELIGTVVARYHDEYEDAAAEHALTGAQARLLGLLSLEPLPMRRLAQKLKCEPSNVTGIVDRLETRGLVERRPDPADRRVKLAAATAEGRRVAGGLRDSLDFAREPLAELSDEERLALRDLLRRMLGEDPGTGAA; from the coding sequence ATGGCCACCCACAAGAGACCACGGATCGACCCCCTGACCATGGAGGTCGTCGAGTTGATCGGCACGGTCGTGGCCCGCTACCACGACGAGTACGAGGACGCGGCCGCCGAACACGCCCTCACCGGGGCGCAGGCGCGGCTGCTGGGCCTGCTCTCGCTGGAGCCGCTGCCGATGCGCCGTCTGGCCCAGAAGCTGAAGTGCGAGCCGTCGAACGTCACGGGGATCGTGGACCGGCTGGAGACCCGGGGCCTGGTGGAGCGCCGCCCCGACCCGGCGGACCGCCGGGTGAAACTGGCGGCGGCGACGGCCGAGGGCCGCAGGGTCGCCGGGGGGCTGCGCGACTCGCTCGACTTCGCCCGCGAACCCCTGGCGGAACTCTCGGACGAGGAGCGCCTGGCCCTGCGCGACCTGCTGCGCCGCATGCTGGGCGAGGACCCCGGCACGGGCGCCGCCTGA
- a CDS encoding NADP-dependent oxidoreductase: MSETPQLPSTGREWHLVSRPVGVPEPSDFALVEAAVRRPGPGEVLVRNAYVSVDPYMRGRMSDAKSYVAPFELGKTMQGGAVGEVIASNAEGIEAGDHVLHFLGWREYAVVDAKQAVKVDPEAAPLSTYLGVLGMTGLTAYAGLLRTASFKEGDSVFVSGAAGAVGSQVGQIARLKGASRVIGSAGSDEKVKLLVEEYGFDAAFNYKNGPVSQQLREAAPDGVDVYFDNVGGDHLEAAIGSLNRDGRIAVCGMISVYNNTEPAPGPRNLARLIQTRGRIQGFLVGDHYDLQPEFVREVGGWIRSGELKYAETVVEGIENNLEAFFGVLRGDNIGKMIVKL, from the coding sequence ATGTCCGAGACCCCCCAGCTTCCCTCCACCGGCCGTGAATGGCATCTGGTCAGCCGCCCGGTCGGCGTCCCCGAGCCCTCCGACTTCGCCCTGGTCGAGGCGGCGGTCCGCAGGCCGGGTCCGGGCGAGGTCCTGGTACGGAACGCCTACGTCTCCGTGGACCCGTACATGCGCGGCCGGATGAGCGACGCCAAGTCCTATGTCGCCCCCTTCGAGCTCGGCAAGACCATGCAGGGCGGCGCGGTCGGCGAGGTCATCGCCTCCAACGCCGAGGGCATCGAGGCCGGCGACCACGTGCTGCACTTCCTCGGCTGGCGCGAGTACGCCGTCGTGGACGCCAAGCAGGCCGTCAAGGTGGACCCCGAGGCCGCGCCGCTGTCGACGTACCTCGGCGTGCTCGGCATGACCGGCCTCACCGCGTACGCCGGGCTCCTGCGCACCGCCTCCTTCAAGGAGGGCGACTCCGTCTTCGTGTCCGGAGCCGCCGGCGCCGTCGGCAGCCAGGTCGGCCAGATCGCCCGGCTCAAGGGCGCCTCGCGGGTCATCGGCTCCGCCGGGTCCGACGAGAAGGTCAAGCTGCTGGTCGAGGAGTACGGCTTCGACGCGGCCTTCAACTACAAGAACGGCCCGGTCTCCCAGCAGCTGCGCGAGGCCGCGCCCGACGGCGTGGACGTCTACTTCGACAACGTGGGCGGCGACCACCTGGAGGCGGCGATCGGCTCCCTGAACCGGGACGGCCGCATCGCCGTCTGCGGCATGATCTCCGTCTACAACAACACCGAGCCCGCCCCCGGCCCGCGGAACCTGGCCCGGCTGATCCAGACGCGCGGCCGCATCCAGGGCTTCCTCGTCGGCGACCACTACGACCTCCAGCCGGAGTTCGTCCGGGAGGTCGGCGGCTGGATCCGCTCCGGTGAGCTGAAGTACGCCGAGACGGTCGTCGAGGGCATCGAGAACAACCTGGAGGCGTTCTTCGGCGTCCTGCGCGGCGACAACATCGGAAAGATGATCGTCAAGCTCTGA